CCCGGGCGGTCAGGGCGTGGGCCAACTCGCCATGGCCGGCAAGGACTTCATGGGCCTGACGAACGGCTACGACGTGGTCGCCTTCGATCCCCGTGGCGTCGGCCGCTCCTCGCCGGTCAGTTGCGGCACCGCCTCGGACGACGCATTGGAGGCGACGGACGGCGACGCGGCCGTGGCCGATCCGCAGGCGGTGCTCGAAAAGCTGCGCGACGCGGCGCCGAGTGCACCGAGCACTGGGCCCCGTTCTGCCCCACATCGGCACGGTGAACGCCGCCCGCGACCTGGACGTCATGCGCGACGCACTCGGCGACGGCAAGCTCAACTACCTGGGCTTCTCCTACGGCAGCCGGCTCGGCGCGGTGTACGCGGCCCAGTTCCCCGACAAGGTCGCAGGATGGTGCTGGACGGCGTCGACACGCTCACCGAGCCGCTGTCGAGCAGGGCGTGGTGAACGCACGGGGCAGCAGACCGCGCTGGAGAACTTCCTCGCCTGTGTGCACGCAGGACATCGCCTGCCCGTTCGGGCAGAATCCGCGGGAGGCCAGGGAGCACGTCGTCCAGGTGGTCGAGTCGCTCGACGAGAACCCGGTGCGACCGACTTCGGCGAGACGTTCTCCGGCCAGGACTTCGCTGGCGCCCTCGCGCAAGGGCTGTACAGCAGGGAGCTGTGGCCCTCGCTCCAGCGGGCCGTCGCGCAGCTTCTCGAGGACGGCGACACCAGCCGCCTGGAGGCCTTCGCGTCCGGGGGTGTGGCCCTCCCGCCGTGGGGGGCGGCCCGCGGCGGGCTCGTCGACCCGGAGGACGTGCCCCTGGACAACCTGCAGGCGGCGCTGATGGCGGTCAACTGCGCGGACGATCCCGACCGCCCCGCCGCGAGCAGGTGCGCAGGGAGCTCCGCCGGCTGCGCGCCCGGTACGAGCAGGCGTCGCCGGTCTTCGGCCGGTACCGGCTGACCCAGGTGCTGATGTGCTACGGCCGCCCCAAGGGCACCGACTTCATCCGTGACGAGGTCAAGGACCTCGACACCCGAGGATCCTGCTCGTCGGCACCCGGGGCGACCGTACCGCTGGACGGTGGAGACGGCCGAGCGGCTCGGGTCGTCGGCCGTGGTGCTCGACAACCGGGGTGAGGGCCACACCGGCTACGGCTCCTCCAAGTGCGTGCACCGCAAGGTCGACGCGTTCCTGCTGTACGGCACCCTCCCGCCGGACGGCAGTTCCTGCGGCTCCGACCACGACACCGAGTGAGCAGGGTGATCCGGCCGTGCCAGGAGGTCCTTCGCCTGGTTCCGGAGGGCCACCGCGTACTCCGGGTCCTGCGTGGACGGGTAGGGGCTCTTGACCCTGTCGTACACGGACCGCGGGATCAGGTCCGCGGTCGCCTCCCTGAGCAGGCTCTTCTCCCGGCCCTCGAAGGACTTCAGCGCCCAGGGCACGTTGTAGACGTACTCGACGAGCCGGTGGTCGCAGAACGGCACCCGGACCTCCAGGCCGACGGCCGTGCTGGCGCGGTCCTTGCGGTCGAACAGGATGCGTACGAACCGGTCAGGTGGAGGGTGCTGATCCGCCGCATCCGGAACTCGAAGTCGCTCTCGCCGTCGAGGCGCTGGACACCGGCGACGGCCGAGCGGTAGCTGTCGGCGACGTACGACTCCAGGTCGAGGGCCTTGACCAGCTCCGGGCGCAGGACGTCGGAGTCGTCGTCGAAGTGCCGGCCGAGGCGCACCAGCCAGGGGAAGGTGTCGGCGTGGCGGGCCTCCTCGCCGAAGAACTGCCGGTAGCCGCCGAAGACCTCGTCGGCCGACTCGCCGGACAGGGCCGCCGTGGACCGTTCGCGGCCCGGAAGAGCAGGAAGAGCGAGGTGTCCACAACCAGGTCCGGGCCTACGACCTGCTGCGGATGTTCGGCCGCGAGGGCCACCCCACCCCGCTGGGGGCGGCCTTCGCCGAGTACGGGCGCATCGGCAAGACCATGCACCTGCTCGCCCTGGTCGACCCGATGGACGACACCTACCGGCGCCTGATGAACCGGCCGCTCACCGTGCAGGAATCCAGCCACCGCCTCGCCCGCGCGATCTGCCACGGCGGTCGCGGCCAGATCCGCCAGGCGTACCGCGAAGGCCAGGAGGACCAGCTCGCCGCTCTCGGCCTGGTCCTCAACGCCGTGGTCCTGTGGAACACCCGCTACCTGGACGCCGCCGTGGCCCGGCTCCGTGCCGAGGGCCACGACATCAAGGACGAAGACGTCGCCCGCCTCTCCCCGCTCAAGGACCGGCATCAACATCCTGGGCCGCTACCTGTTCAACATCAAAGCCAGCGGCCCCGCTGCGCCCCTTCCGGGACCCGGACGCCGCCGAGGACGACGAGGATTGACGGCCGGCACACCCGACCGACCCGGCTACTCGTTGCGCCCCGGGGGCCTGGCTCCGACTTGTTGTGACGCCTTCGAGGCAGGCGTCACAACAAGTCGGGTGCACTCTCCTGGGCGGGATCCTTGGATACCGGGTGACCTGGAACGCCGTCCGGGGCGGCGGCACGCAGTGCCGCTTCGACCCGGCGGTTGCTGGTCATGGATGCCGTGATGGCCGTCATCGCCAGGAGGAGGACGGCGGCGGCGTAGAGCGGGGTGCGGATGTCGTAGGTGGTGGCCAGCCAGCCGCCGAGGAAGGCCCCGATGGGGGCGGCGCACATGGCCAGCATGCGCGAGGTGGAGGCGACCCGGCCCATGAGGTGGGCCGGGACGATCGCCTGCCGGAGGAGGGCCCGAGCACCATCGTGGCGCCCATGCCGGCCCCGCAGACGGCGAGCGCCAGCCCGGCCACGTATGGGTTCGGGGCAGCGGCCAGGCCCAGGATGGCAAGCCCTCGACGGCGGCTGTGCAGGTCAGTGCGGTGCCAGTGCCGAGTCGTCGGCCAAGGTAGGAGGCGATGCCTGCACCGAGCAGGCCGCCGGTGGCCTCCGCCGTGAGGAGCAGGCCGAAGCCGTAGGTGTCGATGCCGAGGCGGTCGTGCGCGAAGAGGGCGAGGACGGCTCCACAGCGAGGAAGGCGACGTTCCCGACCGCCGGGCGGAGGGCGAGCCCGAGCAGCAGCCGGTCCCGGAAGACGTACGAGGCCCCGGCCCGCGCCTGCCGAAGCAGCGACTCGCGGACCTCCGGAACGGGCCGGGGCATGGCGGGCAGCGTACGTACGAGCAGTGCGGAGAGCATGAACGACACCGCGTCGGCGAGCAGCGGAACCGCCCGCCCGAGTGCGAGCAGTGCACTGCCCGCAGGCGGCCCCGCGAAGCCGGCCATGGCGGTCTGGGCTCCGCGCAAGCGAGAGTTGGCTCGCTCCAAGAGTGCGGGGTCGCGGCCGAGTAGATCCGGCAGATAGGCCGTGGCGGCCGTGTCGAAGAAGAGTCCGCCGAGGCCGAGCAGGAAAGCGACGGCCGCGAGCAGCGGAATGCTCAGCACGTCGAGCGCGGCCGCTGCCGCCGGTATCGCGAGCAGCACCGCACGCGCCGCGTCCATGCCCCACATCGTGCGCCGGCGGTCCCAGCGGTCCACCAGCGCACCGCCGAGCACCCCGAAGAGCAGCCACGGCAGCGTCCGGCGGCCGTGACGACGGCGAGCGCCATCGGATCCCGCGTCAACGTCAACGCGAGCAGCGGCAGCGCGGCATGCGACACCCCGTCACCGAGCGAGGACACCGTCTGCGCGGTCCACAGGCGTCCGAACCCGGCCGGTAACTTCCGAACACCTGAGGTCACTTGGCGCTCCCCTCGGCCTGCTCGCGCGGTGCCGGGTGGAACAGGGCGAAGACGAGTGACGCGTCCGGCAGCGACGGATCGGACAGCTCCCTGTACTCGTCCGCCAGTGCCTGCAGCCGCGCCCCAGCTGCGCGAACTGCTCCTCGGTGAGCCGCAGATGCGCCATCCGCACGTGCCGCTCGCCGTCCGCCGGCGCTGCCTCCAGGTCCGCCACCGCATGCCGCATCAGCACATCCGGGCCTCCCTCGCCCGGGTCCGGCAGCACGATCGCCCGCGCGGCCATCGCGTAGTACCGCTCGGTGACCCCCCGGACCTTCCGCGTCCGTACCACCTTCACCAGGCCGGCCCGCTCCAGCAGCCGCACGTGATAGCTGGAACTCCCCTTCGCAAGGCCCACCCGCTCGGCGATCTGCGTAATCGTCGCCGGCTCGAAGCGGAGCACGGCCATGATCCGGTGGCGCGTGAGATTGGAGACGGCGCGCAGTTGCTCGTCCGTGGTGACGTGAAACGTCTCGGGAAGATCATCGGTAGGCATGCGAGCAATGGTCAACGATTCTTGACCATTGAGCAAGGGGATTTCGCGCGGACCTCCAGAATCTGCCGTCCGGCACGCGAGACCTTCTGTCAAAGCCCCCACCCGCTGCCCGACCCGGGCCGCTCGATCACCTCGATCGCCAAGCTGCTCGGCGTCTCGCCGGGCACGCTCTGCAATCACATCCCGGACCTGCGCGAGCTGCGCGCCGGCGCAGTGCCCCGCCAGCTCGAAGCCCCACACAGCAGGCAGATCGGACCAAGATCAATCTCAGCGGCACTTTCTGTACCTCAACCACTCACACCCGGTGCCGGAGTCGGCGGTGAAGCGGTGGCCGCGCGCGGTGAGCTCGCAGCGCAGCTCGACGGCGGGCCCCTCGGCCCAGACGCCGCGGTCGTCCGGGCCCGCGGCAGGCCATCGTCTCGGTCATCGCGTCCAGGGTCGCCGCCTCGGCACTCAGGTCGCGGTCGGAGGAGACCCAGCCGGTGATGCCGCACATATGCCTACCTCCCGCAAATAAGCTGCATCACCCATCCACATTTCGAGCGTCCGGGACGGTGCGCCCAGCCCTCACCTGCGCGAGCGCCGCCGAAGCGCCTCGGCGGCCTGCTCCGCGTCCGCGACGGAGACGGCCAGACGCGTGAACGGCACGGGTCGCCACAGATCCACGACCACGACGGGAACACCCGTCCGCACCGCGACGAAGTCCCGGCCGAGAGGATGGATCCGTTCCCCACGCACCATCGGCCGGGACGGCAGCGCCCGCCCAGCGGCATGCCGCGCAGACTCCGCCACCAGTCACCCTCCACGCGCACGGCCCGCACATCGGCCAGCGGCACCCGCACCTCGCGGCGCCGGGCAGACAGCCCTTCCCGCAGCGCGAGCCGGACCACGACGTCCTCGCCGTCCACCACCAGGCGCGCCATCGACAGCCACCTCCTCTCCAGCCCTCCCAGCCTGCACCCGCGAAGGCGGCCACGAGCACTCGAACCGGCGGACCGGCTGCCCCAAATGCCCCAATGGTGAATCGGCTCTATCGTTCTGTCATGGAGCACGTTCTGAGTCCCGCGACCCTTGCCGAGCTGCGGCGCCCGCGCCCCTACCCCGCGGTCTCCGTGCTGACGCCGACCCACCGGCGCGAGCCCTACAAAACCCAGGACCAGGTCCGGCTGCGCAATATGGTGGCCGAGGCCAAGCGGCAGCTGGAGGCCGATCCGGCGGTCAGCCGCGAACGCCGGACCGACGTCGCCCGGCACCTCGACCAGGCCCTGTCCGAGGTCGATCTGACCCACGCCGAGGACGGCCTGGCGATCTTCGCCGCGTCGAGCGAGCACCAGGTGTGGTCGCTCGCCCGGTCCGTGCCCGAGCGGGTGGTGCTCTCGGACACCTTCCTCACCCGCAACCTGGTCTCCGCGCAGACGGCGGGGCGGCCGTTCTGGATACTGTCGCTCTCCGCCGACCGCGCCACCCTGTGGAACGGCGGCGTCGACCGTGTCGTCGAGGAACGCGCCGACGGCTTCCCGTTGACCCGCCGCGTGGAGAACTTCGACCCGGAGCGGCAGCAGCGGATCGGCGACCAGGCGAGCGCCTTCCGGGAGGAGCGCACGCGCCAGTTCCTGCGCGAGACCGACACCGCGATGAGCACCGTCCTGCGCGAACACTCGCGACCGCTGTACGTCACCGGCCCGCCGGCCGCCCTCGCCCTGCTGGACGAGGTCGGCAGCGCCACCAAGGGGGCGGTGCACGTCCCGCACGGCGGCCTGGCGCACGGGACGCCCGAGTCCGTGTGGCAGGCCATTCGTCCAGTGATCGAGACGGAGGCCCGCAGGAGCACCGACGCCGTGACCCGCGCCCTCGAAACGGCCCGCGGGCGACGGGAGTTCGCCGCCGGTGTCGACGAGCTCTGGCAGAGCGCCCGGGACGGCCGCGTCCGGCTGCTGGCCGTCGAGGAGAACTACCGCGTGACGGTCCGCGACGCCGGGGACCATCTGATCCTCGCCGAGAGCGAGGACCTCGAGTCCCGCGAGGACATCGTGGACGAGATAGTCGAGCAGTGCCTGGAGACCGGAGCCGACGTCCGCTTCGTACCGGACGGCGCACTCGGCGAGGCGGAGGGCATCGCAGGCGTTCTGCGGTACTGAAACTCTCGAACACGAGGCCGTCGAACGTTCGCGGCAACCGAGTACTGCGAACCCGACGAGCGGTCAAACCCCCTGTGTAATCTACGACTTGACCCTCAGGAGGGGTCGCTCCGCATCTACCTCGGAGTAACTCCGTGAGACTGTGGCATATGCCAGAAGCACCACCGTATCGTGTGTTGCCAAATCCCTTACAGGGCGTGGCGGGCTGTGCAACAGTCGTAACGGTCCCTCCGTCCGCCTTGGTCGAACCGTCCCCGCATCGGAGTGCGTCATGCCGTCCCACCTCTCCGCGGACCGCCCAGCCGCCCAGCCGCCCCGCGGCTCGGTCGACGCGCTGATATCGCAGACGCGACGGCTCAAGGGCGACGTGGACGCCGTGCGGCGCGACGCCGAGGGAGAAGGATCGGACCACCCCGGGAACGCTGGCAGCGCGCCCTGTACGACCTGGCTCTGCACCAGCTCAACGACCTCGACGAGCACCTGGCCCAGCTACGGGACGGACCTCGGCCCACGACGGCCCCGGAACCCGCCGCGCCCGCACCCGGCTCGCTGCTCAGCCGGGTCGGCAGCGCCGAGTGGAACCTGCTGACGGACGAGGCCAGTTGGTCCGGGGAGCTCTACCAGATCCTGGGCCGCGACCCCGCCGCTCCCCCGCTCACCCTCGACGAGCTGCCGTCCCTGGTGCTCGACGAGGACCGGCCGAAGCTGACGGCGATGGTCACGAACTGCCTCGTCGACGCCCGGCCCATCGACGGCGAGTTCCGCATCGCACGCCGGGACGGCGACGTACGCACCGTGCACATGATGGGCGAACCGGTCCTCGACACTGACGGCAGCACCGCCTCGATGTGGGCCGTGCTGCGGGACGTCAGCGAACTGCGCCGCAGCCAGCGGATGGTGAGCGAGACCCGTGACTCGCTCACCGACCGGCGGCAGGACGCGCAGACCGAGGACCGGCTCGCGGTCGAGTTGCAGGAGGCCGTGCTGCCACCGTGGCGCGGCTCCCTGCGGCTCCCGCACCAGGGGCCCAGGACCCTCGACCTCGCGGCCCGGCACCTGCCGGCGTCCACGAACACACTGATCGGCGGCGACTGGTACGACGCGCTCGAACTGACCGACGGCGAGACCCTCCTCAGCGTCGGCGACCTCACCGGACACGGCGTCGGCGTCGCGTCGAACATGACGATGCTGCTCGGTGCCGTACGCGGCATGGCGATGGCCGGAGCCCCGCCCGGACAACTGATGGCCTGGCTGAACCAGTTACTCGACGCCACCGTGCAACCCGCCCTCGGCAGCGCCGTCTGCTGCCGCTACCGCCCCGCGACCCGCACCCTGACATGGGCCCAGGCCGGACACCCCGCCCCGCTGCTGTTCCGCGACGGGACGGGGCGTGTGCTGGGCGCACCGGACGGCGTCCTGCTCGGCGCCACCTCGGGCGCCGTCTACGGGCAGGCCGAAGAGACCCTGGAGGTGGGCGACCTGCTGCTCCTGCACACCGACGGGCTGGTACCCGGGCACACCGGAACGGCGGCCGCGAACCTCCTCCTCGACCTGGCGCCGCGTCTGACCGGAACCTCCACCGCACAGGACTGCCTGCGGACGGTGGTCCAGGAGTTCGGCGAGAGCGAGCGCGCGGACAACGCCTGTGTGCTCGTCGCCAAGATCACGGCATAGGAAACTCAGGCCTGTGCGTTGTTGCCGCCCCTGCCCTTCGTCTTCGGCAGGGCGAGCTTGATCTCCTCCCGCAGCTCCTGGATCTTCGGGTAGCCGGAGTACTGGGCGGTGAGCCGGTACATCTGGCGCAGCCGGTCCCAGGTGCGGTGGGAGGAGTTGGAGCCCATCGACACCAGAGCAAGGCGCGCGTACCGGTCCGCCTGTTCGGGGTCGTCCGCGATGAAGCACGCCGAGGCCATCGACAGATAGTCGAAGATCTTCGACCGCTGCCGGCCGTCGATCCGCAGGGCCAGCGCCTTCTCCGCGTAGTGCTGGGCATGCGCGGCCGCGCCCGGCTCGAACTCGGCGAGCGTGCGGTAGGCCAGGGCCTGCATGCCGTAGAGGTCCTCCTCCTTGAAGGTCTGCATCCAGTCGGGCGGCGGTACGTCGGCCTTGTCGGAGACGAACAGGTCCTCCGCCTGGCCGAGCGTGCGGCGCATGGCCTGCCCCTTGCCCATGGAGGCCTGTGCCCAGGCCTCGATGGTGCAGAGCATCGCCCGGGTGCGGGGCAGCACCTCGTCGCCGGAGCCGGACATGGCAAGCTTCATCAGGTCCAGGGCCTCGTCCGGCTTGCCCAGGTGCACCATCTGGCGGGCCGCGCGGGAGAGTGCCTCGCCCGCGCGGGGCCGGTCCCCGCCCTCTCTGGCCGCGTGCGTGGCGATGACGAAGTACTTCTGGGCCGTGGGCTCCAGGCCGACGTCGTGCGACATCCAGCCCGCGAGGACCGCCAGGTTGGCCGCGACGCCCCACAGGCGCCGCTGGAGATGGGGTGGGTGACGGTAGGCGAGCATGCCGCCCACCTCGTTGAGCTGGCCCACCACGGCCTTGCGCTGGAGCCCGCCGCCGCGGGCGGCGTCCCAGGCGCGGAACACCTCGACCGAGCGCTCCAGTTCCTCGATCTCCTGCGACCCGATGGGGGCGGCCTCGTAGCGGTCGAACCCAGCGGGGTCGGCGTGCAGGGGATGGTCGAGGTCGGGAGCGTCGGCAGCCAGGGCAGGGTCGGTGTGCAGCCAGTCGTACATGGCGCTGCTGAGTGCGGATCCCGCGGCGAGCGCGGCGCCCGCGCCCACCAAGCCGCGTCGGTTGAGCATGAGGTCCATTCCCGTGAATTCGGTGAGGACCGCGGCGGTCCGCTCGGGCGCCCACGGCACTCCGTCGGGAGACTCCGCACTCCCGCCGCGTGGCCGTTTCCCCGCACGCCCGTGCCGGACCAGACCGAGGTCCTCGATGGTCACGACACGGCCGAGACGCTCGGTGAACAGAACCGCCAGCACCCGCGGCACCGGATCGCGCGGGATCTCTCCCATGTCGATCCAACGCCGCACCCGGGAGGTGTCGGTCGCCAGCTGGGGATGGCCCATGGCCGCCGCCTGCCGGTTGACCAGCCTCGCGAGTTCGCCCTTGGACCAGCCGGCCAGGCCGAACAGGTCCGCGAGCCGGGTGTTGGGTTGTCCGCTCACGTCAAGCCCCCAGGTTCTCGGCTGAGTTGACAGTAGCCCGGGGAGACTTGCCGGGCGACTATTCGCCAGGGTTCGCCAGGGTGCGCCAGATGGTGTGCCACTGGTCATCGGGTGTCAGGTAGGAACGCGCCATCCCGACCCGGTCGCCGCAGGGACATTCCCCAGGGTGCTCCCGGGAGCCCGGGCCGGGTGGCGCACTGTCGTCGCAGGCACACGAAGGGATCTGTTTCGCCCATGTACGCAGCATCGTCCTCCGTGTCCGCACCGCCCCGGCCGCTGCACCCCCGTCCCACGGACAGCGGCCCCTACCTCGCCCCCGCGCGGCCGGCGGCCCCCGTGCTCGGTGCGGGCAGGGCACGGCGCGGCGCGGTACTCGGCACCCAACCGCTCAGCGGGAGACTCGACTTGTCCGGCCCCCAGGGCGCGCAGCTGCGCACGGCGATCGCGTCGGTACACCGCATCTGCCCGGAGTTCGCCCCGGTGCAGGTCCTGCGCCTGGGCGGGCGGTCCGTGCTTGTGGTCGGCACGACCGGTCGCAGCTCGGCCGTCGCAAAGTGTTTACTGGACCACTCCCCCGCCTGGTCCGAGCGGATCCGCCACGAGATAGCGGCGTACCGCTCGTTCGTCCGGCACCGCCCTCCCGTGCGGGTGCCGAGACTGATCGCGGCGGACCCGGACAACTGCACACTGGTGATCGAGCGCATGCCGGGGCGGGTGGCGGCGCTCCAGCGGCACCCGGCCGAGGCGCCGCCGCGGGCGGACATCAGGGCGGCACTCGGTGCGATCTGCCGGCTGAACGCCTGGCGGCCGCCGGCGGGC
The genomic region above belongs to Streptomyces coeruleorubidus and contains:
- a CDS encoding alpha/beta fold hydrolase yields the protein MHRALGPVLPHIGTVNAARDLDVMRDALGDGKLNYLGFSYGSRLGAVYAAQFPDKVAGWCWTASTRSPSRCRAGRGERTGQQTALENFLACVHAGHRLPVRAESAGGQGARRPGGRVARREPGATDFGETFSGQDFAGALAQGLYSRELWPSLQRAVAQLLEDGDTSRLEAFASGGVALPPWGAARGGLVDPEDVPLDNLQAALMAVNCADDPDRPAASRCAGSSAGCAPGTSRRRRSSAGTG
- a CDS encoding alpha/beta hydrolase, which translates into the protein METAERLGSSAVVLDNRGEGHTGYGSSKCVHRKVDAFLLYGTLPPDGSSCGSDHDTE
- a CDS encoding chemotaxis protein — translated: MEHVLSPATLAELRRPRPYPAVSVLTPTHRREPYKTQDQVRLRNMVAEAKRQLEADPAVSRERRTDVARHLDQALSEVDLTHAEDGLAIFAASSEHQVWSLARSVPERVVLSDTFLTRNLVSAQTAGRPFWILSLSADRATLWNGGVDRVVEERADGFPLTRRVENFDPERQQRIGDQASAFREERTRQFLRETDTAMSTVLREHSRPLYVTGPPAALALLDEVGSATKGAVHVPHGGLAHGTPESVWQAIRPVIETEARRSTDAVTRALETARGRREFAAGVDELWQSARDGRVRLLAVEENYRVTVRDAGDHLILAESEDLESREDIVDEIVEQCLETGADVRFVPDGALGEAEGIAGVLRY
- a CDS encoding aminoglycoside phosphotransferase family protein; translation: MYAASSSVSAPPRPLHPRPTDSGPYLAPARPAAPVLGAGRARRGAVLGTQPLSGRLDLSGPQGAQLRTAIASVHRICPEFAPVQVLRLGGRSVLVVGTTGRSSAVAKCLLDHSPAWSERIRHEIAAYRSFVRHRPPVRVPRLIAADPDNCTLVIERMPGRVAALQRHPAEAPPRADIRAALGAICRLNAWRPPAGTFDAPLDYAARISRYHELGLLTDRDLGDLQKLLHGIAQAAGRQGMGQFCHGDALLSNILLSPAGPVLVDWEHAGWYLPGYDLATLWSVLGDAPVARRQISQIAQSAGPASRDAFLVNLMLVLTREIRTYETAVQRSMHDATPAAPGTAHPGAAPSGEEQRLLLRRLHDDCQMARRAVRAAVGTR